One Geotrypetes seraphini chromosome 15, aGeoSer1.1, whole genome shotgun sequence genomic window carries:
- the MPO gene encoding myeloperoxidase: protein MKTILTLLGCVVILVLPLTSRTSFYDGVEELETPFILSCAEEAKHLVDAAYKYTRQSLKAKLKQDNVSPSDAMSFFKQPVAKSRTIIRAADYKETALQLLKERVRYIYKRPFNVTDLLTTAQLESLSKFTGCAYQNQPPPLCTDSPYRTITGLCNNRKNPTLGSSNRAYHRLLPAEYEDGISLPKGWNEQRRYSGFRLPLAREVSNQIARFTTNVTLDQGRALIFMQWGQWTDHDLDLAPETPARTTFLQGIDCDESCAKAPPCFPLKIPPNDPRIRNRRDCIPLFRSAPACTVGPVREQINVLTSFMDASQVYGSDDRLASILRNHSNQLGMLAVNTRFTDRGLTFLPFDTMPEDFCFLTNRSSGIPCFLSGDPRTSEQPGLTAFHTMFMREHNRLATELKRLNPQWNGETIYQEARKIVGGIAQKITYKDYLPLLLGAQGMSRFVPRYRQYNESVDPTVANVFSLAYRFAHASIQPFIFRLDDRFQQQNREMPVPLHQTFFSSWRIVREGGIDPLLRGLMANRAKLNTQKQILTDELRERLFQLFKRIGLDLGAINLQRGREHGLPGYNAWRKFCGLSQPRTMNELADVLQNRDLARKFMNLYGTPNNIDIWIGGVAEPFASDTRIGPLLSCIIGKQFQNVRDGDRFYYEKPGVFTSNQVQALERVTLSHIICKNTRITQVPRNVFLGNSFPQDFVNCNQIPMLDLSAWRNRTESSGDSTDSL, encoded by the exons ATGAAGACCATTTTGACTCTTTTGGGCTGTGTGGTGATACTTGTCCTGCCGCTGACATCTAGAACTTCCTTTTACG ATGGCGTGGAAGAGTTGGAAACCCCCTTTATTCTGAGCTGTGCAGAGGAAGCCAAACACCTTGTGGATGCAGCCTATAAATACACCAGGCAGAG TTTAAAGGCAAAACTGAAGCAAGACAATGTGAGTCCCTCAGACGCGATGTCCTTTTTCAAGCAGCCTGTGGCTAAAAGCAGAACCATCATAAGAGCTGCCGATTACAAGGAGACCGCTCTGCAGCTGTTGAAAGAGAGAGTGCGATACATCTATAAGAGACCTTTCAACGTCACAG ATTTGCTTACCACAGCACAGTTGGAATCCCTGTCAAAATTCACTGGATGTGCGTATCAGAACCAACCACCTCCTCTCTGCACGGATAGTCCTTACAGGACCATCACTGGATTATGTAATAACAG GAAAAATCCTACTCTAGGATCCTCCAATCGTGCCTATCACCGCTTGCTTCCAGCAGAATACGAAGATGGAATTTCTCTTCCCAAAGGCTGGAATGAGCAGAGAAGATACTCAGGATTTCGCCTCCCATTG GCTCGAGAAGTTTCGAACCAGATAGCTCGATTCACCACCAATGTCACCTTGGATCAGGGGAGAGCACTCATTTTTATGCAGTGGGGTCAGTGGACAGACCACGATCTAGACCTTGCTCCAGAGACTCCTGCAAGAACAACTTTCCTCCAGGGTATTGACTGTGACGAAAGCTGTGCCAAGGCACCTCCTTGCTTCCCACTCAAG attCCACCTAATGATCCCAGGATTAGAAACCGGAGAGACTGTATCCCGTTATTCCGCTCGGCTCCTGCTTGCACTGTTGGCCCTGTCCGTGAGCAGATCAACGTGTTGACGTCATTCATGGATGCCAGTCAGGTGTACGGCAGTGATGATCGTTTGGCTTCCATACTTAGAAATCATTCTAATCAGCTTGGCATGCTGGCTGTTAACACCAGGTTTACTGACCGAGGCCTGACATTTCTGCCTTTTGATACCATGCCAGAAGACTTCTGCTTTCTGACTAACAGAAGTTCTGGAATCCCTTGTTTCTTGAGTG GTGATCCGCGGACAAGTGAACAGCCTGGACTTACAGCCTTTCACACAATGTTTATGCGAGAGCACAATCGTCTAGCTACTGAGTTGAAAAGGCTAAATCCACAGTGGAATGGAGAAACCATCTACCAAGAGGCCAGAAAAATCGTAGGAGGTATCGCTCAG AAAATCACATACAAGGATTACTTGCCTCTGCTGCTCGGAGCTCAGGGAATGTCCAGGTTCGTCCCTAGATACCGTCAGTACAATGAATCGGTGGATCCTACAGTTGCAAATGTTTTTTCACTGGCATACCGGTTTGCCCATGCTTCAATCCAGCCCTTCATCTTCCGTCTAGATGATCGTTTCCAGCAACAAAATAGAGAGATGCCAGTGCCCCTGCACCAGACCTTTTTCTCCAGCTGGAGAATTGTGAGGGAAG GTGGCATTGATCCACTACTCCGGGGCCTTATGGCTAATCGGGCAAAACTGAACACACAGAAACAGATTTTAACTGATGAATTGCGGGAGCGACTTTTCCAACTCTTCAAGAGGATTGGCCTCGACTTAGGCGCAATTAACTTGCAACGGGGGAGAGAACATGGTCTTCCAG GCTACAATGCTTGGAGAAAATTCTGTGGTCTCTCACAGCCTCGAACCATGAATGAACTTGCTGATGTTCTGCAGAATCGTGACCTGGCCAGAAAATTCATGAATCTTTATGGCACTCCAAACAATATCGATATTTGGATTGGAGGAGTGGCCGAACCTTTTGCATCTGATACAAGAATTGGGCCTCTCCTCTCCTGCATCATTGGAAAACAGTTTCAGAATGTCAGAGATGGAGACAG attttATTATGAAAAGCCTGGAGTGTTTACAAGCAATCAAGTCCAGGCCCTGGAGAGGGTGACCCTGTCCCACATTATCTGCAAAAACACTCGCATTACTCAGGTGCCACGTAATGTTTTCCTGGGCAACAGCTTC